CCCTCGGCAGGCAGCCCAGATGCCTGCAGCCAGGGGTAAAGCCCGGCGACCTGGACGGTGGTGCCCAGGTAGACGTGGCCGGTCTCGACGTGCCCGGCGCGTCCGGCGGCGGGTTGCGGCCAGCCGCGGCGGGAAGCGATGACGTCGGTGTGCAGTCGCGGCGCGGCCTGGGGCCGGGGCGCGGCAGGGGTGGGGGAAGCGGGCATGGGCATCACAGATCCGGAGGGTAGAGACCGGCCACGCCCAACCCGACCGCGAACGCGGCGGCCTGGCCGCCCCAGCACGGACGGATCCGCAGCCGAGACTGGGAGGCGGCCTGCTCGACGTGGCGGCGGGCCTCCTCCAACTCCTCCAGCGAACCGGCGGTGGTGGTGATGAACAGGGAGAACTCGCACAGTCCCGCGCCCTGGGCCTCTTCGGCGGCGGCCTGCTCGGCGCGGGCGGCGTCGGCCTCGTCCCGGGCCGACGGATCCCGGCCGGTCTTGTACTGGTAGACGCGCCGGGCGGAGGCGGCATCCTGTTCGCGCTTCAGCACTGACCCCGCCTCCTCGCGGGACAGCGTCCGATACAGGACCGTCAGCCGCTGCGGATAGGGGCTGGGCAGCAGCAGCGGCAGCAGCACGTCGTGGGTGACGTACTGGCGGGGGGCTTCCACCAGGCACCAGGTGATGGAGTAAGCACCGTCGTGGACGTAGTAGCCCCACTCCTCCTGGGCGGCGACGGGGCCCGCGTCCGGCCACTGCAGTTCCGCCCACCGCTCGGGGCTGGCGACCTGGTCGCTGGCCGGATCGAATCCGGTGCGCACGATCTGCGCCAGGTCGTCGGCGGAGGCCCGAGCCAGCACGTCCACACCGGCCGCGCTCAGCGACAGCCCTCCCAAGGACCGCAGCGTCTCGGCCACGGCACCGTCCACATCGCGGGCCGGCGTCTTGGTGGTGTCCACCGACAGCGTCAGGCGGGCCCGGATACGGGTGGTCGTGGCAGGGGCGGCGGCGACCACCTCGTCCATGATCTGCCGCGCCAGCCCCGGCGCGGCGGGATCGGTGCGCCCCGCGACATGCTGGGGCAGGTGGCTGCTCAGCGCCGGAGTCAACTCCACGGTCACCGCCGCGTGCGACACGGCGGTGTCGTCGGCCAGGGACGCCAGCACCTGTCCCCAGGCCCGCACCTGGTAGTTGACGGTGGCCTGGTCGGCCAGCAGTGCCCCGGTGGGCGACAGCAGGTAGGTGGCCGACATCAACCCGCCGCGTTGGTTCCAGACCACACCGACCCGACCGCGGCCCGGATCGTGCAGGTCCAGCAGACGGGTGGGCGCCAGCACGCCGGGCAGGTCCCACTTGCGGGGATAGGGCGC
This genomic window from Thermobifida halotolerans contains:
- a CDS encoding SCO6880 family protein — its product is MSTPLYGGWRRVRSLGIAGLDGRQTLLLVLAVAVPLIAALLRGLTFALWLLPAAAVVAAAAVTTVRGVWAVDLALAWMRFTAARLRGQTAYRAQLWAPYPRKWDLPGVLAPTRLLDLHDPGRGRVGVVWNQRGGLMSATYLLSPTGALLADQATVNYQVRAWGQVLASLADDTAVSHAAVTVELTPALSSHLPQHVAGRTDPAAPGLARQIMDEVVAAAPATTTRIRARLTLSVDTTKTPARDVDGAVAETLRSLGGLSLSAAGVDVLARASADDLAQIVRTGFDPASDQVASPERWAELQWPDAGPVAAQEEWGYYVHDGAYSITWCLVEAPRQYVTHDVLLPLLLPSPYPQRLTVLYRTLSREEAGSVLKREQDAASARRVYQYKTGRDPSARDEADAARAEQAAAEEAQGAGLCEFSLFITTTAGSLEELEEARRHVEQAASQSRLRIRPCWGGQAAAFAVGLGVAGLYPPDL